A genomic segment from Leptolyngbya boryana PCC 6306 encodes:
- a CDS encoding alpha/beta fold hydrolase, with the protein MFCQTTERQFTLEDFQPFLDQFKIDLWEFGILAWLLAIVDRTFALFSGGFPSAVELIQLFVTTLMAMGWALLSPRSEELALRLTEFFQPVFSDLHSVKSVPSIAQLRKLGYQQTFFWHNWKINHSVIPNPRSQVPVIFVHGFGGSIGHWRQNMSVLAKHHSVYAIDLLGFGASDKPDIDYSIELWVEQLHDFWRTCVDKPVVLVGNSIGSLICSVTARKYPEMVRGIAMISLPDPASQHEIIPAIMRPLVRLIQAIFASSWVLYPLFYLLRHPKIIRRWVMLAYAGREAVTDELLEILSKPAHERDSARAFCAILKAMTHPKFSPNLQSILSNIRAPLLLLWGKQDRMIPIKSAQQFLTYNPHLQLIELEDAGHCAHDECPERVNAELMQWIQAQVLTPDPIKNSRRSLQ; encoded by the coding sequence ATGTTTTGCCAAACCACTGAACGCCAATTTACCCTAGAGGACTTTCAGCCATTTCTGGATCAGTTCAAAATTGACTTGTGGGAGTTTGGAATTCTGGCTTGGCTGCTGGCGATCGTTGATCGTACCTTTGCCCTCTTTTCGGGTGGATTTCCCTCTGCTGTCGAACTGATTCAACTCTTTGTCACAACCTTAATGGCAATGGGGTGGGCATTGCTGAGTCCTCGATCCGAGGAATTGGCGCTTCGACTGACCGAATTCTTTCAGCCCGTTTTTTCTGATCTACACTCGGTCAAATCTGTACCCTCGATCGCGCAATTGCGGAAACTGGGCTATCAGCAAACGTTCTTCTGGCACAACTGGAAAATCAATCATTCCGTGATTCCCAATCCTAGAAGTCAAGTGCCTGTGATCTTTGTGCATGGCTTTGGTGGCTCGATCGGGCATTGGCGGCAGAATATGTCTGTGCTGGCAAAACATCATAGTGTTTATGCGATCGACTTATTAGGCTTTGGCGCGTCTGATAAGCCTGATATTGATTACTCGATCGAGCTTTGGGTCGAACAGCTTCATGATTTCTGGCGGACTTGCGTTGATAAGCCGGTCGTCTTAGTTGGAAATTCGATCGGGTCGCTCATCTGCTCTGTCACAGCTAGAAAATATCCTGAAATGGTGCGCGGCATTGCGATGATTAGCTTGCCTGATCCCGCAAGTCAGCACGAGATTATTCCTGCGATCATGCGTCCATTGGTCAGACTCATTCAAGCGATTTTTGCTTCTTCTTGGGTCTTATATCCTTTGTTTTACTTACTCAGACACCCGAAGATTATTCGCCGTTGGGTGATGTTAGCATACGCGGGTCGAGAAGCAGTCACCGATGAATTGCTAGAAATTCTATCCAAGCCTGCTCATGAGCGCGATTCTGCGCGGGCATTTTGTGCCATTCTCAAAGCGATGACTCATCCAAAATTTAGTCCGAATCTGCAATCGATTCTCAGCAATATTCGCGCACCGTTACTGCTCCTATGGGGCAAACAAGACCGGATGATTCCGATCAAATCAGCGCAGCAATTTCTTACCTACAATCCGCACCTGCAACTCATCGAATTAGAAGATGCCGGACACTGCG